In a single window of the Pandoraea pulmonicola genome:
- the trxB gene encoding thioredoxin-disulfide reductase codes for MSAPKHAKVLILGSGPAGYSAAVYAARANLNPVLITGLAQGGQLMTTTDVENWPGDPHGVQGPELMERMQKHAEQFNTEMIFDHIHTAHLNERPLRLVGDSGEYTTDALIIATGASAQYLGLPSEDAFAGRGVSACATCDGFFYKGKEVCVVGGGNTAVEEALYLANIASKVTVIHRRDKFRAEPILIDRLLEKAKQGVVELKYDHVLDEVTGDESGVTGVRVKNVKTGAHEDIALHGVFIAIGHKPNTDIFEGQLEMKNGYIVTHSGLNGNATATSVPGVFAAGDVQDHVYRQAITSAGTGCMAALDAQRYLENLDQ; via the coding sequence ATGTCCGCTCCCAAGCACGCCAAAGTCCTGATTCTCGGTTCCGGCCCCGCCGGTTACAGCGCCGCCGTCTATGCCGCGCGCGCCAACCTCAACCCCGTGCTGATCACCGGCCTCGCCCAGGGCGGCCAACTGATGACCACCACCGACGTCGAGAACTGGCCCGGCGACCCGCATGGTGTACAAGGCCCCGAACTGATGGAGCGCATGCAAAAGCACGCCGAGCAGTTCAACACCGAGATGATCTTCGACCACATCCATACGGCGCACCTCAACGAGCGCCCGCTGCGCCTGGTCGGCGACTCCGGCGAGTACACGACCGACGCCCTCATCATCGCCACCGGCGCCTCGGCCCAATACCTGGGCCTGCCCTCGGAAGACGCCTTCGCGGGCCGCGGCGTATCCGCCTGCGCCACCTGCGACGGCTTCTTCTACAAAGGCAAGGAAGTCTGCGTGGTCGGCGGCGGCAACACGGCTGTCGAAGAAGCGCTCTATCTGGCGAACATCGCCAGCAAGGTCACCGTGATCCACCGCCGCGACAAGTTCCGCGCCGAGCCGATCCTCATCGATCGTCTGCTGGAGAAGGCCAAGCAAGGCGTGGTCGAGCTCAAGTACGACCACGTGCTCGACGAAGTGACCGGCGACGAGTCCGGCGTGACCGGCGTTCGCGTCAAGAACGTGAAGACGGGCGCGCACGAGGACATCGCGCTGCATGGCGTGTTCATCGCCATCGGCCACAAGCCGAACACGGACATATTCGAAGGTCAGCTCGAGATGAAGAACGGCTACATCGTCACGCACAGCGGCCTGAACGGCAATGCCACGGCCACCAGCGTGCCGGGCGTGTTCGCCGCCGGCGACGTGCAGGATCACGTCTACCGCCAGGCCATTACCAGCGCGGGCACCGGCTGCATGGCAGCGCTCGACGCCCAGCGCTACCTCGAGAATCTGGACCAGTAA
- a CDS encoding NAD(+) synthase, whose product MTNRFLNLYNHDFARVAVGVPQCRVADPAYNAAQTIALAREADAAGAVLVAFPELGIPAYSCEDLFQQRALIDACDAALASIIDASRELGAALIVGMPVRVQQRLFNCAVVIARGRIHGVVPKTYLPNYSEFYEARQFNAADDAGVDTVTLLGDAVPFGSLVFEAVDQPLLRFHCEICEDVWVPVPPSSFAALAGATVLVNLSASNIVVGKSAYRHQLVAQQSARCLAAYLYTSAGQGESTTDLAWDGQALIYENGDMLAESARFASESHLIYADVDLERLARERMHQTTFGVSVRRHADEVARFRTIKVDVAVPRDAELPLARAIERFPYVPADPRRRDERCHEVYNIQVQALMQRLSSSKIQKVVIGVSGGLDSTHALLVCAKVMDRLGLPRTNILAYTMPGFATSERTLRQARELMEAVGCTAREVDIRPSCMQMLKDLEHPFAEGKEVYDVTFENVQAGERTNHLFRLANHLGAIVIGTGDLSELALGWCTYGVGDHMSHYNVNASVPKTLIMHLVRWVAETGQLSGAASVKAASSKDAKEAKDTKGVAHRRNVLIDILETEISPELVPGKANGAPEQRTEHFIGPYELQDFNLYYTLRFGYAPRKVAFLAWSAWHDASKERWPDEGHLARHAYDLVAIKRNLRIFLDRFFRTSQFKRSCIPNAPKVGTGGSLSPRGDWRAPSDSESVVWLADLDTVPDDPHA is encoded by the coding sequence ATGACCAACCGATTCCTCAATCTCTATAACCACGACTTCGCGCGTGTGGCCGTCGGAGTGCCGCAATGCCGCGTGGCCGATCCCGCTTACAACGCGGCGCAGACCATTGCGCTGGCGCGCGAGGCCGATGCCGCCGGCGCCGTGCTGGTCGCCTTCCCCGAGTTGGGCATTCCGGCCTATTCCTGCGAAGACCTGTTCCAGCAACGCGCGCTGATCGATGCGTGCGACGCGGCGCTCGCCTCGATCATCGACGCGAGTCGCGAACTCGGCGCCGCGCTGATCGTGGGCATGCCGGTGCGTGTGCAGCAGCGGCTCTTCAACTGCGCCGTGGTGATCGCGCGCGGCCGCATTCACGGCGTCGTCCCCAAGACGTATCTGCCGAATTACAGCGAATTCTACGAAGCGCGTCAGTTCAATGCCGCGGACGATGCCGGCGTCGACACGGTGACGCTGCTCGGCGACGCCGTGCCGTTCGGCTCGCTCGTCTTCGAAGCGGTGGATCAGCCGCTGTTGCGCTTTCATTGCGAAATCTGCGAGGACGTCTGGGTGCCGGTGCCGCCATCGTCCTTCGCGGCGCTGGCCGGCGCGACGGTGCTCGTCAACCTGTCGGCCTCGAACATCGTCGTCGGCAAGTCGGCTTATCGCCATCAACTGGTCGCGCAACAATCGGCGCGCTGCCTCGCGGCGTATCTCTACACGTCGGCCGGGCAGGGCGAGTCGACGACCGATCTCGCATGGGACGGTCAGGCGCTCATCTACGAGAATGGCGACATGCTGGCCGAGTCGGCCCGTTTTGCGAGCGAGTCGCATCTGATCTACGCGGACGTCGACCTGGAGCGGCTCGCGCGCGAGCGCATGCATCAAACGACGTTCGGCGTGTCGGTGCGCCGCCACGCCGACGAGGTCGCCCGCTTTCGCACGATCAAGGTCGACGTCGCCGTGCCGCGCGACGCGGAGCTGCCGCTCGCGCGCGCCATCGAACGCTTCCCGTACGTGCCGGCCGATCCGCGCCGTCGCGACGAGCGTTGCCACGAGGTCTACAACATCCAGGTGCAGGCGTTGATGCAGCGCCTGTCGTCGTCGAAGATCCAGAAGGTGGTGATCGGTGTGTCGGGCGGTCTCGATTCGACGCACGCACTGCTCGTGTGCGCGAAGGTCATGGACCGGCTGGGGCTGCCGCGCACCAATATCCTCGCGTACACCATGCCCGGCTTTGCCACGAGCGAGCGCACGCTGCGCCAGGCGCGCGAGTTGATGGAGGCGGTCGGCTGCACGGCGCGCGAAGTCGACATTCGCCCGAGCTGCATGCAGATGCTCAAGGATCTGGAGCATCCATTCGCCGAGGGCAAGGAGGTCTACGACGTCACCTTCGAAAACGTGCAGGCGGGCGAGCGGACCAATCACCTGTTCCGTCTGGCGAATCATCTCGGTGCGATCGTGATCGGCACCGGCGATCTGAGCGAGCTGGCGCTGGGCTGGTGCACCTATGGCGTGGGCGACCACATGTCGCACTACAACGTGAACGCCAGCGTGCCGAAGACGCTCATCATGCACCTTGTGCGCTGGGTTGCCGAGACGGGGCAACTGAGCGGCGCGGCGTCGGTGAAAGCGGCCAGCAGCAAGGATGCCAAGGAGGCGAAAGACACGAAGGGTGTCGCACATCGCCGCAACGTGCTCATCGACATCCTCGAGACGGAAATCAGTCCGGAGCTCGTGCCCGGCAAGGCAAACGGTGCGCCGGAGCAGCGCACCGAGCATTTCATCGGGCCGTACGAACTGCAGGACTTCAACCTGTATTACACGCTGCGCTTCGGCTACGCGCCACGCAAGGTCGCGTTTCTGGCGTGGAGCGCCTGGCACGACGCATCGAAGGAACGTTGGCCCGACGAAGGGCATCTTGCCCGCCATGCGTACGATCTGGTCGCCATCAAGCGCAACCTGCGCATCTTCCTGGACCGGTTCTTCCGCACCAGCCAGTTCAAGCGCTCGTGCATTCCGAACGCGCCCAAGGTCGGCACGGGCGGCTCGCTTTCGCCGCGCGGCGACTGGCGTGCGCCGAGCGATTCGGAGTCGGTGGTGTGGCTCGCTGACCTCGATACGGTGCCCGATGACCCACACGCCTGA
- a CDS encoding GNAT family N-acetyltransferase — MSSEVVIRVVQSIEDVPADAWNALAGGNPFVQHAFLHAMHESGCASKRTGWQPAYLLMHAGDVLVGAMPLYVKSHSRGEYVFDHAWADAFARHGLRYYPKLLCAVPFSPVTGPRLLARTHADRVALARGAIAFAKQMELSSIHVLFTHDDDLAALTEAGYLLREGVQFHWENAGFETFDDFLAQMNQEKRKKLKQDRRRVRDAGVTYRWLRGADIDDAALDFFYRCYDNTYREHWNAPYLTREFFAQVHAAMPDALLIVQAERDGEPLACALNVVSGDTMYGRYWGTTDFVSGMHFETCYAQGIEYCIAHGLRSFEGGAQGVHKMSRGLLPTPTWSAHWIADARFADAIAEFLDAETSAMDEHIGELEAHTPFKRVTC; from the coding sequence GTGAGTAGCGAAGTCGTCATCCGTGTAGTGCAATCGATCGAAGACGTGCCGGCCGACGCGTGGAACGCGCTGGCGGGCGGCAATCCCTTTGTGCAGCACGCGTTCTTGCACGCCATGCATGAGAGCGGTTGTGCGTCGAAGCGTACCGGCTGGCAGCCGGCCTATCTGCTCATGCATGCGGGCGATGTGCTCGTGGGCGCCATGCCGCTCTATGTGAAGTCGCATTCGCGCGGCGAGTATGTCTTCGACCACGCGTGGGCCGATGCCTTTGCGCGCCACGGGCTGCGTTACTACCCGAAGCTGCTGTGCGCGGTACCATTCTCACCCGTCACGGGGCCGCGCCTGCTGGCGCGTACGCACGCCGATCGCGTAGCGCTCGCGCGCGGCGCCATCGCCTTCGCCAAACAGATGGAGCTCTCGTCGATTCATGTGCTGTTCACGCACGACGACGACCTGGCGGCGCTGACCGAAGCGGGATACCTGCTGCGCGAAGGCGTGCAGTTTCACTGGGAGAACGCGGGTTTCGAGACATTCGACGACTTCCTCGCGCAGATGAACCAGGAGAAGCGCAAGAAGCTGAAGCAGGACCGTCGTCGGGTGCGCGACGCCGGAGTGACGTACCGATGGCTGCGTGGCGCCGACATCGACGACGCGGCGCTCGACTTCTTCTATCGCTGTTACGACAACACGTATCGCGAGCACTGGAATGCGCCGTATCTGACGCGCGAGTTCTTCGCGCAGGTGCATGCGGCGATGCCCGATGCGCTGCTGATCGTGCAGGCCGAGCGCGATGGCGAGCCGCTGGCCTGTGCGCTCAATGTGGTGAGCGGCGACACGATGTATGGACGCTACTGGGGCACCACGGACTTCGTCTCGGGCATGCACTTCGAGACGTGTTACGCGCAGGGCATCGAGTATTGCATCGCGCATGGATTGCGCAGCTTCGAGGGCGGTGCGCAGGGCGTGCACAAGATGTCGCGCGGCCTGTTGCCCACGCCGACGTGGTCGGCGCACTGGATCGCCGATGCGCGTTTTGCCGATGCCATCGCGGAATTCCTCGATGCGGAGACGTCGGCGATGGACGAGCACATCGGCGAGCTCGAAGCGCATACCCCGTTCAAACGGGTAACGTGCTGA
- a CDS encoding NAD(P)H-dependent oxidoreductase yields MQALLVVAHPDPHSLTHGVAARIAEGIVESSAQHCVELADLAAEGFDPRFTQADIALFRKAARAPADVAAEHARIDRADALVLVYPIYWWSFPALLKGWIDRVFTQGWAYEDVEGGKIAKKLQRLRVHLVAIGGADQRTIARHGYFGAMKTQIDHGIFDYCGARVVTSELLLASDTGYPEAHLETARALGRRIFAAQPHP; encoded by the coding sequence ATGCAAGCCCTTCTCGTCGTCGCACACCCCGACCCGCATTCGCTCACGCATGGCGTGGCCGCACGGATTGCCGAAGGCATCGTCGAATCCTCGGCGCAGCATTGTGTCGAACTCGCCGATCTGGCCGCCGAAGGCTTCGATCCGCGCTTTACACAGGCCGACATCGCGCTGTTCCGGAAGGCGGCGAGAGCGCCGGCCGACGTGGCGGCCGAACACGCCCGCATCGACCGCGCCGACGCGCTGGTGCTCGTCTATCCGATTTACTGGTGGTCCTTCCCCGCGCTGCTCAAGGGCTGGATCGACCGCGTGTTTACACAGGGCTGGGCTTATGAAGACGTGGAGGGCGGCAAGATCGCGAAGAAGCTCCAGCGCCTTCGCGTGCATCTGGTGGCGATCGGCGGCGCGGATCAGCGAACGATCGCGCGACACGGCTACTTCGGCGCGATGAAGACGCAGATCGACCACGGCATCTTCGACTATTGCGGCGCGCGCGTCGTCACTTCCGAGTTGCTGCTGGCCTCCGACACCGGTTACCCTGAAGCCCATCTCGAAACGGCGCGAGCCCTGGGCCGCAGGATTTTCGCCGCGCAACCCCACCCCTGA
- a CDS encoding TetR/AcrR family transcriptional regulator, producing the protein MSPTTATPPRRRMPREARTRQLLDVAWTLVGDEGTDALTLGRLADQAGVTKPLVYDHFGTRNGLLAALYQDYDERQTAIFDRTVAAAEPTLRDKACAIASGYVACVLTQGREISGVLAALSGSAELAAVKRQYQERFIEKCAAVLAPFAGAHGVARSDMWAILGAADSVSDAAATGDIPQAQATRTLERIILAMITGDAETPAANAPSGKAQRRRA; encoded by the coding sequence ATGAGCCCGACCACCGCCACGCCCCCACGCCGCCGCATGCCGCGCGAAGCCCGCACGCGGCAGCTTCTCGACGTGGCGTGGACGCTCGTCGGCGACGAAGGCACCGACGCCCTCACACTCGGACGACTGGCCGATCAGGCCGGCGTGACCAAGCCGCTCGTGTACGACCACTTCGGCACGCGCAACGGCCTGCTGGCCGCGCTCTACCAGGACTACGACGAACGGCAGACGGCTATCTTCGATCGCACCGTCGCCGCGGCGGAACCCACCTTGCGGGACAAGGCCTGCGCCATCGCGTCGGGCTATGTGGCGTGCGTACTGACCCAGGGACGCGAGATCTCCGGCGTGCTGGCCGCCCTTTCCGGCTCCGCGGAACTCGCGGCCGTGAAACGGCAGTACCAGGAGCGCTTCATCGAGAAATGCGCGGCGGTGCTCGCGCCGTTCGCTGGCGCTCATGGCGTTGCGCGCTCGGACATGTGGGCGATTCTCGGCGCGGCCGACTCCGTCTCGGACGCGGCTGCGACCGGCGACATCCCGCAAGCGCAAGCGACGCGGACCCTCGAACGGATCATCCTGGCGATGATTACCGGCGACGCCGAAACGCCTGCTGCGAACGCGCCGTCCGGTAAAGCGCAGCGCCGTCGCGCCTGA
- a CDS encoding trimeric intracellular cation channel family protein — protein sequence MSAQLHTILAIMEAIAVLSCAISGFAEARKQHLDPVGAFVLAFATAFGGGTLRDVLLDHRPFYWVQHQWYTVLILVLSLSTSGVLRLVSRVATERVLLITDAIGLGFFSASGTSLALQTDMSAFMSVMMGVITGVGGGVMRDILCNEVPLVLRDTRPYAVCAFIGGWIYIALTYADIDPVYSLSISALSVIAVRLLTVAFDVRLKS from the coding sequence ATGAGCGCCCAACTGCATACGATTCTGGCCATCATGGAGGCCATTGCCGTATTGTCGTGCGCCATCTCCGGCTTCGCGGAAGCCCGCAAGCAGCATCTCGACCCGGTCGGCGCGTTCGTGCTGGCCTTCGCGACCGCCTTCGGCGGCGGCACCCTGCGCGACGTGCTGCTCGATCACCGTCCCTTCTACTGGGTGCAGCATCAGTGGTACACCGTGCTCATCCTCGTGCTCTCGCTGTCGACGTCCGGTGTGCTGCGACTCGTCTCGCGCGTGGCGACCGAGCGCGTGCTGCTCATTACCGACGCCATCGGATTGGGGTTCTTCAGCGCGTCGGGCACGTCGCTGGCGCTGCAGACGGACATGTCCGCGTTCATGTCCGTGATGATGGGCGTGATCACCGGCGTGGGCGGCGGCGTGATGCGCGACATCCTTTGCAACGAGGTGCCGCTCGTGCTGCGCGATACGCGTCCCTATGCGGTCTGCGCCTTCATCGGCGGATGGATCTATATCGCCCTCACCTACGCCGACATCGACCCCGTCTACTCGCTCTCGATCAGCGCGCTTTCCGTCATCGCGGTGCGGCTGCTTACCGTGGCGTTCGACGTCCGGCTCAAGTCGTAG
- the ppa gene encoding inorganic diphosphatase, with the protein MSFNHVPAGKDIPNDFNVIIEIPAQSDPVKYEADKDLGLLVVDRFIGTGMRYPANYGFIPQTLAGDGDPVDALVVTPFPLLAGSVVRCRALGMLNMTDESGVDAKLVVVPVDKICPMTAHMKSIEDVPGYLKDQIKHFFEQYKALEKGKWVKVEGWEGIEAAHKEIVDGVANAKK; encoded by the coding sequence ATGAGCTTCAACCACGTGCCTGCCGGCAAGGACATCCCCAACGATTTCAACGTCATCATCGAGATCCCGGCGCAAAGCGACCCGGTGAAGTATGAAGCCGACAAGGATCTGGGCCTGCTGGTCGTTGACCGCTTCATCGGCACGGGCATGCGCTACCCGGCCAACTACGGCTTCATTCCGCAAACGCTGGCGGGCGACGGCGACCCCGTCGACGCGCTGGTCGTCACCCCGTTCCCGCTGCTGGCCGGCTCCGTCGTGCGCTGCCGCGCGCTGGGCATGCTCAACATGACCGATGAGTCGGGCGTGGACGCCAAGCTGGTGGTCGTGCCGGTCGACAAGATCTGCCCGATGACGGCGCACATGAAGTCGATCGAGGACGTGCCGGGCTACCTGAAGGACCAGATCAAGCACTTCTTCGAGCAGTACAAGGCGCTCGAGAAGGGCAAGTGGGTCAAGGTCGAAGGTTGGGAAGGCATCGAAGCCGCCCACAAGGAAATCGTCGACGGCGTGGCCAACGCCAAGAAGTAA
- a CDS encoding Smr/MutS family protein gives MSKKPPKLGLGDLAGLRDSLARETAQREAERLAAAKRAAQAARDANVFRDSIGDIAPLSGKGAANRVEHPRQPPDPVARQTQEDEAAVLSESLSDEFDPEALFDTDDRLSYRRPSISRGTLVKLQRGDWVVQAQIDLHGMRRDEAREALSAFLHDVVKRGLRCVRVIHGKGLGSVNREPVLKDKVRSWLAQKNEVLAWVQAQGRDGGGGALVVLLQAAQTRTARPGA, from the coding sequence ATGAGCAAGAAGCCCCCCAAACTCGGCCTCGGCGACCTCGCCGGTCTGCGCGATTCGCTCGCCAGGGAAACGGCGCAACGCGAAGCCGAGCGCCTGGCCGCCGCCAAGCGCGCCGCCCAGGCCGCACGCGATGCCAATGTCTTTCGCGACAGCATCGGCGACATCGCCCCACTCTCCGGCAAGGGCGCGGCCAACCGCGTCGAGCACCCGCGTCAGCCGCCGGATCCGGTGGCGCGCCAGACGCAGGAAGACGAAGCGGCGGTGCTGTCCGAATCGCTCTCCGACGAGTTCGATCCCGAAGCGCTGTTCGATACGGACGACCGGCTGTCCTATCGGCGTCCGAGCATCAGCCGGGGCACGCTGGTCAAGCTCCAGCGCGGCGACTGGGTCGTGCAGGCCCAGATCGATCTGCACGGCATGCGCCGCGACGAAGCGCGTGAAGCGTTGTCCGCCTTTCTGCATGACGTCGTCAAGCGCGGACTGCGATGCGTGCGCGTCATTCACGGCAAGGGGCTGGGCTCGGTGAACCGCGAACCGGTGCTCAAGGACAAGGTCCGCAGTTGGCTCGCGCAGAAGAACGAAGTGCTGGCCTGGGTGCAGGCCCAGGGGCGCGACGGTGGGGGCGGTGCGCTGGTAGTATTGCTCCAGGCGGCGCAGACCAGAACGGCTCGCCCGGGCGCCTGA
- a CDS encoding P-II family nitrogen regulator, which yields MKRVTAIIKPFKLDEVREALAEVGVTGLTVTEVKGFGRQKGHTELYRGAEYVVDFLPKIKIEVVVSAAQAEQVIDAVLSAARTGKIGDGKIFVTDVERVIRIRTGEEGEQAV from the coding sequence ATGAAACGCGTAACTGCCATCATCAAACCGTTCAAGCTCGACGAAGTCCGCGAGGCCCTGGCCGAAGTCGGGGTCACGGGCCTGACCGTCACGGAAGTGAAAGGCTTCGGCCGTCAGAAGGGGCACACCGAGCTGTATCGCGGCGCCGAGTACGTGGTCGACTTTCTGCCGAAGATCAAGATCGAAGTCGTGGTGAGCGCGGCGCAGGCCGAGCAGGTCATCGACGCCGTGCTGAGTGCGGCGCGCACCGGCAAGATCGGCGACGGCAAGATCTTCGTGACCGACGTGGAGCGTGTGATTCGCATCCGCACCGGCGAAGAGGGCGAGCAGGCGGTCTGA
- a CDS encoding alpha-hydroxy acid oxidase: protein MHAFSCVEDYRQAARRRLAKLAFDYLEGGAEDGDALRRNRDAFAQWGFSPRVLTDTSRTTSETAFWGRRAAAPMAVGPTGLNGLFWPRADELLARAAADAGLPFVLSTASTSLLEDVRAAVPDGELWLQLYVQQDRRIAESMMQRAREAGFRTLLLTVDTPVHGKRDHDTRNGFKLPLKFTPCLIADCMRHPHWSLQMLMHGAPQLRNIARSVGERADLARHAAMLSRQMDLSLGWHDLAWVRRHWPGEVLVKGVQTVDDARLAQAHGADGIVVSNHGGRQLGSTLAPLEALPPIIDAVNAGPAMAVFVDGGVRRGADVAKAVALGARGVLLGRAPLYGVAARGGEGAAGVLALLLAELRTTMQLAGCARVDDLAPQRLARLPAIQGNQANPL from the coding sequence ATGCACGCGTTTTCCTGCGTGGAGGATTACCGCCAGGCCGCCCGGCGGCGTCTGGCGAAGCTGGCGTTCGACTATCTGGAAGGCGGAGCGGAGGATGGCGACGCGCTGCGCCGCAACCGCGACGCGTTCGCGCAGTGGGGCTTTTCTCCGCGCGTGCTGACCGACACGTCGCGGACGACGAGCGAGACGGCGTTCTGGGGGCGTCGCGCCGCGGCGCCCATGGCCGTCGGGCCGACCGGGCTCAATGGCCTGTTCTGGCCGCGCGCCGACGAATTGCTCGCGCGCGCCGCGGCCGACGCGGGGCTGCCATTCGTGCTGTCGACGGCGTCGACGTCGTTGCTCGAAGACGTGCGCGCCGCCGTCCCCGACGGCGAGCTCTGGCTTCAACTCTACGTCCAGCAGGACCGGCGCATTGCCGAGAGCATGATGCAACGCGCCCGCGAGGCGGGCTTTCGCACGCTGCTGCTCACCGTCGACACGCCCGTGCATGGCAAGCGCGATCACGACACGCGCAACGGTTTCAAGCTGCCGCTGAAGTTCACGCCGTGCCTGATCGCGGACTGCATGCGTCATCCGCACTGGAGCTTGCAGATGCTGATGCACGGTGCGCCACAACTGCGCAACATCGCGCGCAGCGTCGGCGAGCGGGCCGATCTGGCGCGCCATGCCGCCATGTTGAGCCGCCAGATGGATCTGTCGCTCGGCTGGCACGATCTTGCCTGGGTGCGTCGGCATTGGCCTGGCGAGGTGCTCGTCAAGGGCGTTCAGACGGTGGACGATGCGCGCCTCGCGCAAGCGCACGGCGCCGACGGCATCGTCGTCTCGAATCACGGCGGGCGGCAACTGGGCAGCACGCTCGCGCCGCTCGAGGCGTTGCCGCCGATCATCGACGCCGTCAATGCGGGCCCGGCGATGGCCGTGTTCGTCGACGGCGGCGTGCGGCGCGGCGCCGACGTGGCGAAGGCCGTGGCGCTCGGCGCCAGGGGCGTGCTGCTCGGTCGCGCGCCGCTCTACGGCGTGGCGGCCCGGGGCGGCGAGGGCGCGGCCGGCGTGCTCGCGTTGTTGCTGGCCGAGTTGCGCACGACGATGCAACTGGCAGGCTGCGCGCGCGTGGATGACCTCGCGCCGCAACGACTGGCCCGCCTGCCGGCAATACAGGGAAATCAGGCAAACCCGCTATAA